The Alkalihalophilus pseudofirmus nucleotide sequence TGGAGACGACGTATTCGTACACTTCTCAGCTATCCAAGGTGAAGGTTTCAAATCACTTGAAGAAGGTCAAGCTGTTTCATTTGAAATCGAGCAAGGCGCTCGCGGACCTCAAGCTGCAAACGTACAGAAGTAATAACTGAAGTACAATATAGAGGACTCCCTATGGGGGGTCCTTTTTTGTTTTCTCTTCTGTAGACGCTTTCAATTTGGTCTTTCGGAATGTTTAGACTAGCAGTATAATAGAAGACGAAGAACATAGAGAAGAGCGGAAAAGGAGCTGGCAGAAGTGGAGAAATTGCAACAAAGCATGTATGAATTAATCGTGGAAACATCAACAAACTTACCGAATGATGTACGTCGTGCGATTGCTAAGGCAAAAGCACAAGAGAATGCAGGCACAAGAGCAGCACTTTCTTTATCAACAATTACAGAGAATATTGAAATGGCAGATGAGAAAGTGTCACCTATTTGTCAGGACACAGGTATGCCTACGTTTGAAATTAAAACTCCTGTAGGCGTAAATCAAATTGAAATTAAAAAAGCCATTCATAAAGCAATGGAGCAAGCAACAGCTGATGGAAAGCTTCGTCCGAACTCTGTTGATTCCTTAACAGGTAAAAACAGCGGCAACAACCTAGGCGGCGGGACACCGGTTATTCATTTTTCTCAATGGGAAGAAGATGTGATTGATGTTCGCTTGATCTTAAAGGGCGGCGGCTGTGAAAATAAAAATGTACAGTACAGCTTGCCAGCGGAGTTAGAAGGGCTCGGCCGTGCTGGACGTGACCTTGATGGTATTCGCAAATGTATCATGCACTCTGTCTACCAAGCACAAGGACAAGGCTGTAGTGCGGGCTTCATTGGTGTTGGAATTGGCGGCGATCGTACGACGAGTTATTCCTTAGCTAAGGAGCAATTATTCCGCACAGTAGATGATGTAAACCCGGTTGAAGACCTTAAGAAGCTTGAAGATTATGTAATGGAAAATGCGAATAAACTTGGTATTGGAACAATGGGATTCGGCGGAGAAGCGACATTACTCGGCTGTAAAATTGGAGCAATGAACCGCTTACCAGCAAGCTTCTTTGTATCCGTAGCGTACAACTGCTGGGCATATCGCCGTTTAGGTGTAGTTATTGATCAATCAACTGGTGATATTAAAGAGTGGTTATACAAAGATGGCGAAACAGTTGACCTAAACACGGCGAGCAAAGAAATCGCAGCAGCTGCCGAAGTACAGGAAAAAACACGTGAAGTGGTCCTTGAAGCACCAATCACAGAAGAACAAATTCGTGATCTTAAAGTCGGAGATGTTGTCATTATTAACGGAATGATGCATACAGGCCGTGATGCGATTCACCATCACTTAATGGATCATGATGCACCAATTGATTTGAACGGACAAATTATTTACCACTGTGGACCAGTAATGCTTAAGGACGAAGAAGGAAACTGGCATGTGAAAGCGGCCGGTCCTACGACAAGTATTCGCGAAGAGCCTTATCAAGGTGATATCATGAAGAAATTTGGTATCCGAGCAGTAATGGGTAAAGGCGGTATGGGACCTAAGACGCTTAAAGCTCTAGAGGAGCATGGCGGCGTCTACTTAAATGCCATTGGCGGTGCGGCTCAGTATTATGCTGACTGTATCAAAGAAGTAAAAGGGGTAGACTTAATGGAATTTGGAATTCCAGAAGCGATGTGGCACCTAGAAGTAGAAGGGTTTGCTGCAATCGTAACGATGGATTCACACGGCAACAGTCTGCATGCTGATGTAGATAAATCTTCACTTGAAAAATTAGCTGAATTTAAAGAGCCGGTATTTAAATAAGTAATTGTTGAACATGAAGCTGCCTTGTACGAGGCAGCTTTTTCCTCGTTTCTGAAGTGATGCAATTCTTCCTTTAAAAGATCTAATTATGATCAACAACGACACATATCGGGCTTGAAAGGAGGCAATAGTGTATAATTGGCGCAATAAGACCAGCAAATAACACAATGACATTTCATACCCACGCAATCAGCTTATCAACAGGCGCATAAACAGTGTGAAAAAATACAATCAAGTGCAGTTCAGTCACTGTACAAGTTTCGTAAGCCAAGTCCCTGATCATCTACAATACATCCTTCCTCATATTGTCTAATCAATGAAAAGAATACATATTGCACTGCACTAGTGACAAACTAAGAAAAAAGTGAGGGAGTATGATACATCATGATCAAAAAAACAACAGTCCTCCTCTTTCTTTTCTTCGTTTGTTTCAACATAACAGCAGGCGGCATTCATGCTTACGACTCCAAAACGTATAACTGGAGCTTCAAACCTGCAAAAGATAATAAGCCTGTTACAACCGAGTCTCTATATATTCAAATGCTCGAAGATACAGGAGGCTTCTTTATTGGGGATACAACGAAAAAAGAACTGTACTTAACTTTTGATAATGGGTATGAAAATGGATACACAGAAAAGATTTTAGATGTGTTAAAAGAAAAAGAAGTACCAGCTGCGTTTTTTGTCACCGGTCATTACTTAGATTCTGCATCAGACCTTGTAGTGAGAATGGTCAATGAGGGCCATATTGTCGGTAATCACTCTTGGCATCATCCAAGTCTTCCTGAAATCGGTGAGGGAAGATTGATGGAAGAGTTAACTAAGGTAAAAAACAGATTTACAGAACTCACAGGCGAAAAAGAGATGAATTACCTCAGACCTCCTCGAGGACAATTCAGCGAACGTTCGTTAGCCTTATCTGCCAAATTAGGCTACACCAATGTATTTTGGTCCATGGCCTATAAAGATTGGGAAGTGAATAATCAAAAAGGCGGACAGTACGCATATGATCAAATCATGAAACGAATTCATCCAGGAGCCATCATGCTGATACACTCTATTTCTAGTGACAATGCAGAAGCTCTGCCAAAAGTAATCGATGAGGCTAGAAAACAAGGCTACACCTTCAAAAGCCTAGATGACTACATGTTCAGCCAAAAAATCGAACAACTCCCATTTCCATAAGAAAAGCGGAGGCAACTGGTTTGGCATGCGGAAATATTAGGGGGAGCGATATGAAGATGTTCTTTGTCTTCATTCGATGCACCGTTATTTCCCGCAGAACAAGGAGCTGAAGCTGGACAAAGAAAAGCGGATTGATTCGTTTAGATAGGAGGAGGCTGGAGGTTTGCCGATAAGAAGCGTTTTTTGCTTCGTTTGGCAAAGTGAAGGCACCGATAATCTGAATCAAGGAGCTGGACAATAAGAAAAGCGGAGGCGACTGGTTTGGCATGCGGAAATATTAGGGGGAGCGATATGAAGATGTTCTTTGTCTTCATTCGATGCACCGTTATTTCCCGCAGGACAAGGAGCAGCAGCTAGACAATAAGAAAAGCGGATCTTTCTAGCATGAGAAAAAATCAACGCACAAAAAATCCCCGTCATTGACGGGGATTTTATTAACTGACAAGACTTTCTTGTCCGATAGCTGAAGCGATAGTTTCTAAAGTTGATACATCCGTCACGTCAAATGCTATTGGCTGACGGCTGCGAACGATCATCATTCCTGTTTCTTCTCCTGCTGCATTTTTAATTGGGAATTTTAATTCTCCGTTACATTCCCATTTTAGGTCGTCTTCTAAGCAGGAAGCGGCTACAAGCTTGTGATTTAAGTTTTCATACATATAGATCCCTACCCAATCGATATATGGAACTTGTTCAACAAGGCTTTCCACCGTTTTATTAAAAATCGATTGAAGACTCGCACGCTTGTACACGTGAGCCATGATTTGTAAGGATGCAACATCTGTTGGTATAGACACGAACAATCTCTCCTCCACTAAGTGTTTCCTTAACTTATTCTAACAGAGATGAAACAGGAGCGACCTAGTAAGTTTAGGAAGAATGTACGATACATGCTATAATAGGAGCCGGAAATGAGGACGGAGTTGATAAAATGAAACAGCCATATAAACGAAATACAAAAGCCCGTGATGAAAAGCAGTCTGTTGAGTTAAAAGTGGGCCAGAAAATTCCTTTAACCATCAAGCGCCTTGGCATTAACGGGGAAGGAGTCGGCTATTTTAAACGTAAGGTTGTCTTTGTACCAGGAGCATTACCAGGTGAGGAAATAGTCGGCGAAGTGACAAAGGCAGGTGCTAGGTTCACAGAAGCTAAGATTTCGAAGATCAGAAAGAAATCTAAGGAACGAATTGAGCCACCTTGCCCGATCTATGATCAATGCGGCGGCTGTCAGCTGCAGCATATGGAATATCAGGCTACGCTTGTAAGCAAGCAAGATATTATCAGACAAGCTTTTGAACGTCATACAAAGCTTAATATGGAGAAGCAGGTTATTCAGCCGACAATTGGCATGGAAGACCCTTGGTACTACCGAAATAAAAGCCAGCTGCAAGTTGCTAAAAAGGGCGGTCGTGTCATTGCTGGACTTTATGCGATGAATTCCCATAAGGTAATCGATTTATCAGCCTGTATGGTGCAGCATAAAGCAACAAATAAAGTAACGAGAGTAATGAAACAGATTTTATCTGATTTAAACGTCTCTATTTATGATGAGCGCAAGCATACAGGGCTTATTCGCACAATCGTTACCCGTGTTGGATTTGAAACAGGTCATGTACAGGTCGTATTAGTGACGAATGAAAAGGAAATTCCAAGACAGAATGTATTGATTGAAGAGATTAAGAAGCGCCTTCCTGAAGTGAATTCGCTTATGCAGAATATTAACGGCAACAAGACGTCGCTTATTTTTGGAGAAGAAACCGTCCACCTAGATGGGGAAGAAGTAATTGAAGAGAAACTTGGAGATATTTCATTTGAATTGTCAGCGAGAGCGTTCTTTCAATTGAACCCTATTCAAACCGTTAAACTATATAATGAAGCAAAGCGTGCAGCGAAGTTAACCGGGACGGAAAAAGTGGTTGACGCGTATTGCGGAGTTGGGACAATCGGCTTATGGCTTGCTGATGGGGCAGAAGAAGTTCGAGGCATGGATGTGATTGAAGCTTCTATTATCGACGCAAGAGTGAATGCCGATAAGCATGGTTATGATCATTTTACGTACGAGGTAGGAACGGCTGAAGAATGGCTGCCTAAGTGGGTGAAAGAAGGATGGAAGCCAGATGTGGTCGTAGTAGACCCACCAAGAACAGGCTGTGACGAGACGTTGCTTCGTACTATTACGGGTGTTAAACCCAAAAGAGTGGTCTATGTATCCTGTAATCCGTCTACTCTTGCCAAAGATGTTGAGTACTTGAGAACAAAAGGATATAAGGTAGATAATATTCAGCCAGTCGACATGTTTCCATGGACGGCGCAGGTTGAGAGTGTTACGGTGTTATCAAAATCATAATCAATAGCAGCCAGGATCATATATTCCTGGCTGCTATTTTATTTCCTGATAAAAAAGTCCTGTTAGGAAAAAGGATTATCGTGTTCTGACTGGGAATAAGTATGTATAAACGAATAAAGGGGGATTCCATTGGCGATTCAGACGGGGGTTGGGGATCAAGCGGTTAGGACAAAGAAAAAATGGCCTAAAATTGTAGGAATTACAGCAGCTGTATTGTTCATTGTACTCATTGGGGCGGGGAGCTGGTTATACATGCAGGTTGTTAAGCCGCTCCCGACAATCGAGGGGGAGGTCACTCTAGAAGCTCTTGATATGCCGGTATCTGTATGGCGAGACGAGATGGGGGTTCCTCATATTGAAGCTGAAAATGAGAAGGATCTCTATATTGCTCAAGGATATGTGACAGCTCAAGATAGATTATTTCAAATGGACTTAAGCCGTAGACAAGCTTCAGGTATGTTAAGTGAAGTGATAGGTGAAGCGGCTCTTGATACGGATAAATTTTTTCGCTCATTTGGCTTAAGAAGGGCAGCAGAGGCATCAGCAGAATTATATTCAGATGAAGCGAAAGAGGTGCTTAGCGCCTATGCGATCGGTGTTAATGCATTTATTCGTGAAGCGAAAGAAAAGGGTACCATGCCAATTGAGTTTCGAATCTTAGGTTATGAACCGGAGGAATGGTCAGAGACAGATTCTTTAACAATCGGAAAATATATGGCGTTTGATTTAGGGGGACATTGGGAAGGCCAAGCATTTAGATATTATTTAGCGCAAAAATTTTCAGAGGATGAAGCACTTGAATTGTTTCCTAGCTATCCTGACGATGGGGCGCTCGTCATTGAGGAGTTAAAAGCACATAAGCTTGAGTTAACCGATCGTTTTCTCGCAGCTGTCATTCCCGATCCTTTTAACGGGAGTAATAACTGGGTTCTAAGCGGAGATAAGACCGAGACGGGGATGCCGATTCTAGCTGATGATCCACATTTAGGATTAGCGACACCAGCCATTTGGTATGAAACTCACCTGCAGTCACCTGAACAAAATGTGACTGGCGTTATTTTTGCAGGGGTTCCAGGCATTATTTTAGGTCATAACGAAATTATTGCTTGGGGCGTTACAAACGTAGGTCCTGATGTGCAGGATCTTTATATCGAAAGAAGGCATGATGAGAACGCTTACTTATTTGAGTATATGGGAGAGTGGGAGGAAGCAACGGTATATGATGAGCTGATTAAAGTAAAAGACGAGGAAGATGTTCATTATGAAGTCGTTGAAACAAGACATGGCCCGATCATTTCAGAATTCGCCTATGATGACGATGATGAATATGCCCTTGCCCTAAGGTGGACAGCTCATCTCCCATCACCTGAATTAGAGGCTGTGTTGAAGTTTAATAAAGCAACTGATTGGGACAGCTTTAGCGAGGCACTTGAATCCTTTCATACACCGGCACAAAATTTTGTCTTTGCAGATGTTAACGGGACGATTGCTTATCGTGCAAACGGCTTAATTCCTATCCGCTCTAAAGGAGACAGCTTAATTCCTGTGCCTGGCTGGACTGGGGAGTATGAATGGGAAGGCTTTATCCCATGGGAGGAGCTGCCGACTGTGGTTAATCCTGAACAAGGATTTATTGCAACGGCCAACAATAAGATTGTAAATGATGATTACCCATATCATATCACTCACACATGGGCTCAGCCGTTTAGACAGCAGCGAATATATGATGTGCTTGGAAGCGGAGATACATTTACGACAGAAGATATGAAACTGCTGCAGAATGATATTCATAATTTACAAGCAGAAGAAATGCTCCCAATATTATTAAATAGTGTAGAAGATTCTGCAGAGTTAAGGGATGAAGATCAACAGGCATTAAAACTTCTTCGCGAGTGGGATTTTAAAGACCATAAAGATTTAGGGGCGCCGCTCATTTTTCATTTATGGATGCAGCAAATTTCTGATGAGCTCTTTAAAGATCGAATTGATGAATCAATGATGGAGCTTTTTGATAATCGTGCTGGTGCAGTAGATGAATTAATCAGGCGAGCAGACCGCGGAGAGAGAAGTGAATGGATCGAAGCACAAGGCGGAATTGATCAGTTGTTGTTGACATCCTTACAAGAGACAACGAATCGAATTGTTCGGCTGCAAGGTCGTGATGCAAATGATTGGAATTGGGGAGAGTTTCATTCGGTCGCATTTGCTCATCCGCTCTCTAGTGTAGCTCCTCTTCATCTATTATTTAATAGCGAGCCCACGCCAATGAGCGGAAGTCGCGTCACGGTGATGGCGGCAAGTTGGAATGCTGAAACCGGAAATGTTACAAATGGTGCAGGCTGGAGAGGGGTTATGGATCTTTCAGATTTATCTAGAAGTGAGCATGTAGTTGGCCCTGGTCAATCAGGTCATGTCAGAAGCCCTTGGTACCACAACCAAATAAAAGATTGGACACAAGCAGGCTATCACAAAACATTGCTCAACCCTGAAGAATACCAAACCAAAAGTAAGCATTTGATGCTGACACCATAGCAAAAAAATCCTCTATGCCATATGCAGCATAGAGGATTTTTTATTAGCTAAGCATCTGCTTGAATCACATTTTGCTGTTTGTTTAACTCTTCAGCCTGTCTGTAAGCATCGACCATACCCCAAATCCACATAATAGGATAAGTGATAAAACCGATAACGACGAAACAAAGCAGCGCATTAATAAATTGAATAAACATAAATAAGAGCCCTTTACCGATTTGTCCATTGTAAATCTGCCCAAGTCCACACCAGAGTGCGCTTAATACAGCCGCCAGTCCAGCGTTTTTAAGAGGTTGAACAGGTTGTGACATCTTATCGCCTCATTTCTAAGTTGAATAGATTTTTTTGAAAAGGCACTACATCATTATGTATGTTACGGAGCGGATAGATATTCATGCTTGTGGCGTACAAAGGAGAAATCATTTTCTAAGTAGGGTAAACACGATATAATGAGGCAATAAAAGAAATGGAGGTGTTAGTAATGGAGCGTATCCAACTAACAGAAGACCTGTCATTTTCCCGCTTTGTACATGGGTTATGGCGTTTATCAGATTGGAATTATACAAAACAAGAGACTCTCTCTTTAATTAACGAAGCAATAGAAACAGGCATTACAACGTTTGACCATGCTGATATTTATGGGAGCTACACATGTGAGGAACGTTTTGGAGAAGCTTTAGCTCTCATGCCATCAATCCGCGAGAAAATGGAGATTGTTACAAAATGTGGCATTGTACTGGAGTCTGAAAATCGTCCAGAGCATCGTTCCCACCATTATATTACGTCAAAAAAACATATTATTCAGTCGGCAGAAAGATCCCTGGCCAATTTACATACGGACTATATTGATGTCTTACTTATTCATCGTCCTGACCCAATGATGGACCCTAGTGAAGTTGCTCGTGCATTCACTCAGCTAAAGAAAGAAGGGAAAGTAAGAGCATTCGGAGTATCTAACTTCAAGGATCATCAGTTGTCGATGCTGCAATCATATCTAGATGAAAAACTGGTAACAAATCAAATTGAAGTTTCTCCTTATGAACTTGAAAATATTCATGATGGGACACTGAATGTTTGTCTGCGTGAGCGCATAGCTCCTATGGCTTGGTCACCTCTTGCAGGAGGGAAGCTATTTACAGGAGAAGATGATAAGAGTATTAGACTGCGAGAATCATTAACAAAGATCCAACAAGAGACAGGGGCAGCCTCTATGGATCAAGTCGCTTATGCATGGCTGTTGAAGCACCCAGCAAAGATCATGCCGATCATTGGATCAGGAAATATCGAACGGATTCAAGGGGCAGCTGCAGCGGCAGAGATTGAACTGAACTTAGATCAATGGTTTGAGATTTTGCACAGTTCAATGGGCCATGAAGTACCTTAAGTTTTCGTCTGTTAAATTAAGAATGCGTCACTTCAAATATAGAGGATCAGTCCGTAATAGAGACTGATCCTTCTTTATTATAGATAATCTTGAACCGCTACTACTTCTCCATTAGGAAAAGAATCAGTCTCTAACAGCTGAACGACCACCTCAGCCACCTGTTTCGGTGAAAGGAGCTTTCCTTCTTCTTTATAGTTCTGGAATGTTTCAACGTTAATAAAATCTTTTTTTGCTGAAGAACGGATTTCTGCTTGCATGTCGGTGTCCATAATTCCTGGATAGAACGAAAGCACTTTGACTGGATGCTCTGTCTTTTCTTGATCAAGCGCTGCCCCTTGACTAAATAAGTCTAACCCAGCCTTAGAACTTCCATAGCTGCTCCATCCAAAGATAGGTCGCTTAGCTGCCCCTGAGGACACATTAATCACTCGTTTTTCACAATGAAGTGATGCAGTCATCTTGCAAAACGATGAAATCATCAGCATCGGTGCTACTAAATTTACATGCTGGCTTTTGATGATCTCTTCGGCTTCACATCTTTCTATCGGCTTAATAGGAGCAACAATGCCAGCGTTGTTAACAAGATGGATGCTCTTAGCACTCTTTTTATCGATACGATGAAATACTTCTTCCATTAAATTTTCCACTTTCTCTATATCCGCAAGATCAAATTGAATAGGTGTGAACTTTCCGCCTCTATCTTCAACTAATGCTTGAAGCTCTTGATTCTCTCCTCGTGCAATACTAATAATATGAGTATCTTCTTTGGCAAATGATTTCACAATCTCTTCTCCTAAACCTCTTGTCCCGCCTGTGATAATTAAGTAATTCATTCTTATCCTCTCCTCCATTAACTTTTCATTATTTTACCATAGGGTTTGCAGTTAATTAAAAAGGATACATAGGAAAGATTGAATAGTTATGATATTCTGACATAAAGACATGTGAAAAGCTAATGTAGATTGACATGCAAGCTTTGAAATGAGGTGGTGCGATGAATCGGAATATGAAAGGGAATATGAAAGGTAATTGGAATTCAACAGAGAAGCTCATTCATTTACTTGGAGAGCTTACTGCAGTAGAAAGTGTCGTGGGAACGTCTAAAGAAGTAGAAATGGGAGAGAAGATAGAAGAGCTTGTAAACCAAATTGAATACTTCAAAGCACATCCAGAGGCTGTTTGCAGAATTCCTATTAAGGATGACCATTGGAATCGTTTTAGCGTAACAGCAGTTTATGAAGGCAATCCAAATGATTCGTCGGCTTACGTTCTATTAAGTCATTTTGATGTGGTAGGGGTGGATGATTTCGGTCAATATAAAGATCTAGCCTTTGATCACCACAGATATACGAAGCAATTAGAGCAGCTGGAAGATCTCACAGAAGATGCAGCAACAGACTTAGCAACTGGAGAATGGCTTTTTGGACGTGGAGTAATGGATATGAAAGCCGGTCTAGCAGTCCAGCTGGCCGTTATGAGTGATGCGATTGAGAATCGGAAACCAATTAATCTTATTTTGCTTGCAACTCCAGATGAAGAAAGAAACTCAGAAGGAATGCTTGCGGCTGTTGAGTGGTTAGCTGAGCTGAAGCAAACAAAAGGATATGATCAAATGGTCGGGATTTGTTCAGAGCCTAGCTTCACGAGCTTTCCTGGGGATCAATCTAAATATGTCTATACTGGCTCAGTTGGTAAAATGCTGCCGCTTGTTTGTGCGGTTGGACTTGAGACGCATGTTGGTGAACCGCTTGCTGGAGTGAATGCATCTTGGATGATCTCAGAGGTAGTTTCTGAGATGGAGTTATCTGACCGTTTTTATGAACAAAGCGGGGAGGAGATCGTTCCCCCGCCAACCGTGCTGCGTCTTGCTGATTTGAAGTATGAGTACAATGTGCAAACTCCTACATTTGCCTATGCAACATTTAATATTTTGACCTATACGAAAACCGTACAGGATGTACTAAATGAAGTGAACGAGGTTGTATCTGAGTCTGCGGATAAAATTAATCAAAGACTAAGCGGCCGTTATCAAACGTATAAAGTGAAGCGTCAGCACCCTGCTGTTTCTGTTTATACGTACGGAGAACTTAAAGAGAGAGGAACAGCTTTATACGGTGAATCTTTCACAGGTCAATTAGAGAGCATTTCAAAGCGTGTATATCAAAATGGAGGTGACACACGAGATGTCACCATTGCCCTTGCAAAAGAAGTTGGAGACTATTTTGTTGACCTTGCGCCTTTCTATTTAGTCATGCTCGCGCCGCCATTTTATCCTTCGGTAAGATTAGAAGAGAAAAATGCGGATGAAGCAGCATTGCTTTATGAGGTAGGAGAGCTGCAAAAGTGGACAGAAGAAACATTTGGAGAGAACATTAGCAGAATGCATTATTTCCCGGGCCTGTCTGATGTTAGCTATGGGAAAATGGATAAGGACTTAAAAGTTAAACAAACCCTTGAGCGAGAAATGCCTGCCTTATCAAATGGATATGATTTGCCGATCACCGCCATACAGAGTTTACAAATGGCTACTGTGAATATTGGGCCGTATGGAAAAGATGCACATAAACGTACGGAGCGGCTGCACCTGCCGTTTTTTACAGATGTTACTCCGTATATGTTAATGCGCTTTATTGATCAAATGATAAAGAAGTAAGAAGAGAGAGCGATCAGCTGGACATTAGGCTCAAATTGTATAATTTCAGGCAGTTAATGCATCAGTCAAAGAGCTTATTGCGTGGGTGTTTGTAGTTATTGCGTGAGTTGAAGAGTTAATTGCGTCGATCTCATGTAATTGCGTCTATTCTGCCGTGATATACTTCAGGGATAAGCTGAATTGCTGTATTTTCGCTGACTATTGCGTCAATCATATTGAAAGGAGCTGCCCGCTGGGACAGCTCCATTATTTTTTCTCAGCTTTTCCTACTGTCTAGCTTCATTGGCTAGGTCATCGTCGGCTTCACTTTGCCAAACGAAGCAAAAAGCGCTTCTCATTGTCAAAGCTCCAGCCTCCTTAGACCTAAACAGCCAATTCAGCTTTTCCTACAACACCTTGCTTAGAAATGATTTTAGTCTTGGGTGTTTGGGGTCTTCGAATATTTGGGTTGGTTCTCCTTCTTCCATGAAAATTCCTTCATCAATGAAGAAGACTCGGTCGCTGACTTCTTTGGCGAAGCCCATTTCGTGAGTGACAACTACCATTGTCATGCCTTCTTCTGCAAGCTCTTTCATAACCTCAAGCACTTCTCCAACAAGTTCTGGATCGAGTGCAGAGGTAGGTTCATCGAATAACATAATTTTTGGGTTCATCGCTAGGGCGCGGGCAATCGCTACTCGCTGTTTTTGCCCCCCAGACAGGCTGTTTGGATAGACGTTGGCTTTTTCTCCTAGTCCAACTTTGTCTAATAAAGGCTTAGCTGCGCGCTCTGCTTCAGCTTTTGAGAGGCCTTTTACTTTGATAGGCGCAAGGGTTACATTATCAAGCACCGACATATGTGGGAAAAGATTAAAGTGCTGAAACACCATACCTACTCTAGAGCGAACATCGTTAATGTTTACTTTTGGATCGATTAAATTGCTGCCATCAACGATAACATCGCCTGAGGTAACGTCTTCTAATAAATTTAAACAACGTAAGAACGTACTTTTACCAGAACCTGAAGGGCCAATGACACAGACCACTTCTTTTTCATGAATTTCTGTAGTGATCCCTTTCAATACTTCTGTTTCTCCAAATGATTTACGTAGATCTTTTACTTGAATCATCAGCGGTCCAACCTCCGTTCAACTCGACGTAAAAACACACTCGCTGGAATGGTAATCATTAAATAGAGCACACATACCATTAAATACGGTTCAAAATATGTAAATGTTGCTGAGGCATATTGTCGGCCTTGGTATAATAATTCTCCCACTGCGATAACAGAGAAGAGGGATGTATCTTTTAAACTGATAATAAATTGATTTCCAAGCGGTGGAATCATTCGTCTTAACGCCTGGGGCCAAATAATATAGCGCATCGTTTGAGAAGAGGATAATCCAAGAGAGCGTCCTGCTTCCCGCTGGCCTTTTTCAATGGACTCAACAGAACCACGCACAATTTCTGCAATATATGCTCCGGCATTTAAAGCGATCGCAATAATAGAGGCAGTAACTTTATCTAGTGTAATCCCGAGCAAATCCGGAAAACCGAAATAGATAAATAAAATTTGCACTAGGATGGGAGTGCCTCGAATAACCTCAACATACACCGTAGCAAGTCCATAAATAAATTTGTTTTTAGATACTCTGGCAAGTCCTATAAAGGCTCCGATGACAAAACCGATTGCAACACCAACTAGAGTGATGAG carries:
- a CDS encoding aldo/keto reductase; translated protein: MERIQLTEDLSFSRFVHGLWRLSDWNYTKQETLSLINEAIETGITTFDHADIYGSYTCEERFGEALALMPSIREKMEIVTKCGIVLESENRPEHRSHHYITSKKHIIQSAERSLANLHTDYIDVLLIHRPDPMMDPSEVARAFTQLKKEGKVRAFGVSNFKDHQLSMLQSYLDEKLVTNQIEVSPYELENIHDGTLNVCLRERIAPMAWSPLAGGKLFTGEDDKSIRLRESLTKIQQETGAASMDQVAYAWLLKHPAKIMPIIGSGNIERIQGAAAAAEIELNLDQWFEILHSSMGHEVP
- a CDS encoding (S)-benzoin forming benzil reductase — protein: MNYLIITGGTRGLGEEIVKSFAKEDTHIISIARGENQELQALVEDRGGKFTPIQFDLADIEKVENLMEEVFHRIDKKSAKSIHLVNNAGIVAPIKPIERCEAEEIIKSQHVNLVAPMLMISSFCKMTASLHCEKRVINVSSGAAKRPIFGWSSYGSSKAGLDLFSQGAALDQEKTEHPVKVLSFYPGIMDTDMQAEIRSSAKKDFINVETFQNYKEEGKLLSPKQVAEVVVQLLETDSFPNGEVVAVQDYL
- a CDS encoding M20/M25/M40 family metallo-hydrolase; its protein translation is MNRNMKGNMKGNWNSTEKLIHLLGELTAVESVVGTSKEVEMGEKIEELVNQIEYFKAHPEAVCRIPIKDDHWNRFSVTAVYEGNPNDSSAYVLLSHFDVVGVDDFGQYKDLAFDHHRYTKQLEQLEDLTEDAATDLATGEWLFGRGVMDMKAGLAVQLAVMSDAIENRKPINLILLATPDEERNSEGMLAAVEWLAELKQTKGYDQMVGICSEPSFTSFPGDQSKYVYTGSVGKMLPLVCAVGLETHVGEPLAGVNASWMISEVVSEMELSDRFYEQSGEEIVPPPTVLRLADLKYEYNVQTPTFAYATFNILTYTKTVQDVLNEVNEVVSESADKINQRLSGRYQTYKVKRQHPAVSVYTYGELKERGTALYGESFTGQLESISKRVYQNGGDTRDVTIALAKEVGDYFVDLAPFYLVMLAPPFYPSVRLEEKNADEAALLYEVGELQKWTEETFGENISRMHYFPGLSDVSYGKMDKDLKVKQTLEREMPALSNGYDLPITAIQSLQMATVNIGPYGKDAHKRTERLHLPFFTDVTPYMLMRFIDQMIKK
- a CDS encoding amino acid ABC transporter ATP-binding protein, producing MIQVKDLRKSFGETEVLKGITTEIHEKEVVCVIGPSGSGKSTFLRCLNLLEDVTSGDVIVDGSNLIDPKVNINDVRSRVGMVFQHFNLFPHMSVLDNVTLAPIKVKGLSKAEAERAAKPLLDKVGLGEKANVYPNSLSGGQKQRVAIARALAMNPKIMLFDEPTSALDPELVGEVLEVMKELAEEGMTMVVVTHEMGFAKEVSDRVFFIDEGIFMEEGEPTQIFEDPKHPRLKSFLSKVL
- a CDS encoding amino acid ABC transporter permease, with the translated sequence MNVLPYLLKGLQLTLLITLVGVAIGFVIGAFIGLARVSKNKFIYGLATVYVEVIRGTPILVQILFIYFGFPDLLGITLDKVTASIIAIALNAGAYIAEIVRGSVESIEKGQREAGRSLGLSSSQTMRYIIWPQALRRMIPPLGNQFIISLKDTSLFSVIAVGELLYQGRQYASATFTYFEPYLMVCVLYLMITIPASVFLRRVERRLDR